In Erigeron canadensis isolate Cc75 chromosome 1, C_canadensis_v1, whole genome shotgun sequence, a single window of DNA contains:
- the LOC122585053 gene encoding CASP-like protein 5A1, translated as MSNRSRPFVHPFDIEVRREEGEDENGGNGVLPDDVTVIMKDVQGMPGTPAGLILRLLQFAFAAVSVSVMAATNDFPSVTAFRYLVAALGLQCLWSFSLAIVDIYALLVKRCLRNARIISFFTIGDAITSTLTFAAACASAGITVLISSDLNNCAQNHCTRFETSTAMAFVTWFSVSPSFFLNYWSLASR; from the exons atgagtAATAGAAGCAGGCCATTTGTGCATCCATTTGATATTGAAGTTAGGAGAGAAGAAGGGGAAGATGAAAATGGTGGTAATGGGGTTTTGCCTGATGATGTAACTGTTATAATGAAAGATGTTCAAGGGATGCCTGGAACCCCAGCTGGACTTATTTTAAGGCTTCTGCAGTTTGCATTTGCTGCGGTTTCGGTTTCTGTTATGGCTGCTACTAATGACTTCCCATCGGTCACTGCTTTTCG GTATCTTGTTGCAGCTCTTGGCTTGCAATGCTTGTGGAGTTTTTCGCTTGCCATTGTTGATATTTATGCTCTTTTGGTAAAGCGATGTTTAAGAAATGCAAGAATTATCAGCTTCTTCACGATTGGAGATGCG ATTACATCTACTCTTACATTTGCTGCAGCTTGTGCGTCAGCTGGTATAACAGTTCTCATTAGCAGTGACTTGAACAACTGTGCACAAAACCATTGCACCAGATTTGAAACCTCAACGGCTATGGCTTTTGTTACCTGGTTTTCGGTTTCACCTTCATTTTTCTTGAATTATTGGTCTCTGGCATCAAGATGA